The proteins below are encoded in one region of Aquisphaera giovannonii:
- a CDS encoding PAS domain S-box protein, giving the protein MSLCSPAVALGTIDPEQLGAALMAGTCLAFAAYLAVRFLRPGGSKVPYPEALWALAGFFLASGLSRLLDAMATRGGAPGVLALPLPLSAGLLSLGMTVLSCAAAFALAGLLHVRRPPCDPRQLDREAAARRAAEEALRRSEAVGRKLELVASRTDDAVVVTDLHGRIEWANDSFARMTGYGPDEVLGRSPGGLLQGPETSPATVAFMRARRRAGQGFRAEVVNYAKGGRKYWLSLGVQPIRDEDGRLTHFLGVGRDVTERKAAERRMQVQHATTQLLAGGGRLDETMPKILSTIGGMLDFDAAGFWVADGGDGGRLRAGADPWVSPRMRADGAGPRSLPGEALAARVRATGGSAWVADLAAEPEGSASRPDPPLRNALVVPVTAGEGGATLGVMIFFSRGPFRCDGALLQAMTTLGRQVGIFLERDRTQAELRRVNARLRAVLDASGQVSIIATDSDGVITVFNAGAERMLGYEASEVVGKATPLLYHDEREVREHAARLSAELGTPVEGFGAFVARARRGGREVGEWTYIRKDGTRLRVLLSVAAVMDSEGQVSGYLGAAIDLSDRQRAETQLRSSESRFRRLVEANILGVVVGGIEGQITDANDAFLEMVGYTRAEMDAGLLPWDAIIPESSALRLHLCRAELWSRGRCEPVELECRHRDGRLIPLLVGAAMLDEARTPCRGAPVVAFCLDVTERRRLEDELRRQAGELSEAAARKNEFLAMLGHELRNPLAPIRNAVRIMKRRGMDDPTLVEAREVIDHQVRQLAQLVDDLLEVSRVAGGKVRLHREVVDVATVVAFALETSRPAIDEGRHRLSIAMPPEPLRVDADPVRMAQVLANLLINAAKYTPEGGSIRLSVRAEDGHVAFRVRDNGIGIPPEMLSRVFDLFAQVDQSLDRSQGGLGLGLTLVKTLVEMHGGDVCAFSQGLGTGSELVVRLPLWTAPPAEGDVPGAGGRSDAGAAGGEAGASASPSGAAGAQAAPRPRRVLVVDDNVSSAETLKILLTMEGHEAESVHDGPSALRALEDRRHEVVLMDIGLPEMDGYEVARRIRARDGSGRPLLVAVTGYAEDEARRRSREAGFDHHLVKPVDPDIILALVSSMEWSDAPLPPWDMTRSAEDFAVEELEEIRRGR; this is encoded by the coding sequence ATGTCCCTTTGCTCCCCGGCGGTCGCCCTCGGGACGATCGACCCGGAGCAGCTCGGGGCGGCCTTGATGGCGGGGACATGCCTGGCCTTCGCCGCCTACCTGGCCGTCCGCTTCCTCCGGCCGGGGGGGAGCAAGGTCCCCTATCCGGAGGCGCTCTGGGCGCTCGCCGGGTTCTTCCTCGCGTCCGGGCTGTCCCGGCTCCTCGACGCGATGGCGACGCGGGGCGGGGCCCCCGGGGTGTTGGCCCTGCCGTTGCCGTTGTCGGCCGGGTTGCTCTCGCTGGGGATGACGGTGCTCTCGTGCGCGGCGGCGTTCGCGCTGGCGGGGCTGCTCCACGTGCGGCGGCCCCCCTGCGACCCGCGGCAGCTCGACCGGGAGGCGGCCGCGCGGCGGGCCGCGGAGGAGGCGCTGCGGCGGTCCGAGGCCGTGGGCCGGAAGCTCGAGCTGGTGGCCAGCCGGACCGACGACGCGGTCGTCGTCACGGACCTGCACGGCCGGATCGAGTGGGCCAACGACAGCTTCGCCAGGATGACGGGCTACGGGCCCGACGAGGTGCTCGGCCGGTCGCCCGGGGGGCTGCTCCAGGGGCCCGAGACGAGCCCGGCCACGGTGGCGTTCATGAGGGCCAGGCGCCGGGCGGGGCAGGGCTTCCGCGCGGAGGTCGTGAACTACGCGAAGGGGGGGCGGAAATACTGGCTGTCGCTGGGCGTGCAGCCGATCCGGGACGAGGACGGGCGGCTCACGCACTTCCTGGGCGTCGGCCGCGACGTCACGGAGCGGAAGGCGGCCGAGCGGCGGATGCAGGTGCAGCACGCGACGACGCAGCTCCTGGCCGGCGGCGGGCGGCTCGACGAGACGATGCCGAAGATCCTGTCGACCATCGGCGGCATGCTCGACTTCGACGCGGCCGGTTTCTGGGTCGCCGACGGCGGCGACGGCGGCCGGCTCCGCGCCGGGGCCGACCCGTGGGTCTCGCCGCGGATGAGGGCCGACGGCGCGGGGCCGCGGTCGCTCCCCGGCGAGGCCCTGGCGGCGCGGGTCCGGGCGACGGGCGGATCCGCCTGGGTCGCGGACCTCGCGGCCGAGCCGGAGGGCTCGGCGTCCCGCCCCGATCCGCCCCTCCGCAACGCCCTCGTCGTGCCCGTGACGGCGGGCGAGGGGGGCGCGACGCTCGGCGTCATGATCTTCTTCTCCCGGGGGCCGTTCCGCTGCGACGGCGCCTTGCTCCAGGCGATGACGACCCTGGGCCGCCAGGTCGGCATCTTCCTGGAGCGGGACCGGACCCAGGCGGAGCTGCGCCGGGTCAACGCCCGGCTCCGGGCCGTGCTCGACGCCTCGGGGCAGGTCTCCATCATCGCCACCGACTCCGACGGCGTGATCACGGTCTTCAACGCCGGGGCGGAGCGGATGCTCGGCTACGAGGCGTCCGAGGTCGTCGGCAAGGCCACCCCCCTGCTCTACCACGACGAGCGGGAGGTCCGCGAGCACGCGGCGCGGCTCTCCGCGGAGCTCGGCACGCCCGTCGAGGGCTTCGGCGCCTTCGTGGCACGGGCCCGCCGCGGCGGCCGCGAGGTCGGCGAGTGGACCTACATCCGCAAGGACGGCACGAGGCTCCGGGTGCTCCTCTCGGTCGCCGCCGTCATGGACTCCGAGGGGCAGGTCTCCGGGTACCTCGGCGCGGCGATCGACCTCTCCGACCGCCAGCGCGCCGAGACCCAGCTTCGCTCCAGCGAGTCGCGGTTCCGCCGCCTCGTCGAGGCGAACATCCTGGGCGTGGTCGTCGGCGGCATCGAGGGGCAGATCACCGACGCCAACGACGCGTTCCTGGAGATGGTCGGCTACACGAGGGCGGAGATGGACGCCGGCCTGCTCCCCTGGGACGCGATCATCCCGGAGAGCTCCGCCTTGCGGCTGCACCTCTGCCGGGCGGAGCTCTGGAGTCGCGGCCGATGCGAGCCGGTCGAGCTGGAGTGCCGCCACAGGGACGGCCGGCTGATCCCGCTGCTCGTCGGCGCCGCGATGCTCGACGAGGCCCGCACCCCGTGCCGGGGCGCGCCGGTCGTGGCCTTCTGCCTGGACGTCACCGAGCGGCGGCGGCTGGAGGACGAGCTGCGCCGCCAGGCCGGCGAGCTCTCCGAGGCCGCCGCCCGCAAGAACGAGTTCCTCGCCATGCTCGGCCACGAGCTCCGCAACCCCCTGGCGCCGATCCGCAACGCCGTGCGGATCATGAAGCGGCGGGGGATGGACGACCCGACCCTCGTCGAGGCCCGCGAGGTCATCGACCACCAGGTCCGCCAGCTCGCCCAGCTCGTGGACGACCTGCTGGAGGTGTCCCGCGTGGCGGGCGGCAAGGTCCGCCTCCACCGGGAGGTCGTGGACGTCGCCACGGTCGTCGCCTTCGCGCTGGAGACCAGCCGGCCGGCCATCGACGAGGGGCGGCACAGGCTCTCCATCGCCATGCCGCCGGAGCCGCTGCGGGTCGACGCCGACCCGGTCCGCATGGCCCAGGTGCTCGCCAACCTCCTGATCAACGCCGCCAAGTACACGCCCGAGGGGGGCTCCATCCGGCTCTCGGTCCGCGCCGAGGACGGGCACGTCGCCTTCCGGGTCCGCGACAACGGGATCGGCATCCCGCCGGAGATGCTCTCCCGGGTCTTCGACCTGTTCGCCCAGGTGGACCAGTCGCTGGACCGCTCGCAGGGCGGCCTCGGGCTGGGCCTGACGCTGGTCAAGACCCTGGTGGAGATGCACGGCGGCGACGTCTGCGCCTTCAGCCAGGGCCTGGGCACCGGCAGCGAGCTGGTCGTGCGGCTCCCCCTGTGGACCGCCCCCCCGGCCGAGGGCGACGTGCCCGGCGCCGGGGGCCGATCCGATGCGGGGGCCGCCGGCGGCGAGGCGGGCGCGTCGGCGTCCCCGAGCGGCGCCGCGGGGGCCCAGGCGGCGCCCCGCCCGCGGCGGGTCCTCGTGGTGGACGACAACGTCTCCTCGGCCGAGACGCTCAAGATCCTGCTGACGATGGAAGGGCACGAGGCCGAGTCGGTCCACGACGGCCCCTCGGCGCTGCGGGCCCTCGAGGATCGCCGCCACGAGGTGGTCCTCATGGACATCGGCCTGCCGGAGATGGACGGCTACGAGGTCGCGCGCCGGATCCGCGCCCGCGACGGATCCGGCCGGCCCCTGCTCGTCGCCGTCACCGGCTACGCCGAGGACGAGGCCCGGCGGAGGTCCCGCGAGGCCGGCTTCGACCACCACCTGGTCAAGCCCGTCGACCCCGACATCATCCTCGCCCTGGTCTCCTCGATGGAATGGTCCGACGCACCCCTGCCCCCCTGGGACATGACCCGAAGCGCCGAGGACTTCGCGGTCGAGGAGCTCGAGGAGATCCGCCGGGGCCGGTGA
- a CDS encoding lipid-binding SYLF domain-containing protein gives MRRSTTLYVALACLPATLAAPAMAQKPSPETTVSKSVLALSDITRDARTGMPQLVMRKAHAIAVFPDMFKMGFIFGVRGGRGVLLVRQPDGSWSSPVFLHLFGGSFGAQAGAQSTDLVLVFQSPRGLERFLKGKGKMTLGMDVGVAAGPTGKRFEAATDVALKSEILSYSNSRGIFAGVSAEGGTLQVDWKANTLYYGQPASPGAILAINSTLPVPASALPLKELLAEKTAMPARIAVRPKASPVIVSGGDTILDDEDATIRLEPEAPASAARPAPPRQAPKPRARPAAPADSPDDLDAIPSTPRPTKRPAPARPNDEDLPEAAPGPAIDSDVPAASAGKKPKPRPSTPTPATDDVEVPALEAPKTATRPGA, from the coding sequence GTGAGGAGATCGACGACCCTGTACGTCGCCCTGGCCTGCCTCCCGGCGACACTCGCCGCGCCGGCCATGGCGCAGAAGCCCTCGCCCGAGACCACCGTCTCGAAGTCGGTCCTGGCGCTCAGCGACATCACGCGCGACGCGAGGACGGGCATGCCGCAGCTCGTGATGCGGAAGGCCCACGCCATCGCGGTCTTCCCCGACATGTTCAAGATGGGCTTCATCTTCGGCGTGCGGGGCGGCCGGGGCGTGCTGCTGGTGAGGCAGCCCGACGGCTCGTGGAGCAGCCCGGTGTTCCTGCACCTGTTCGGCGGCAGCTTCGGCGCCCAGGCCGGGGCGCAGTCCACGGACCTCGTGCTGGTCTTCCAGAGCCCGCGGGGCCTGGAGCGGTTCCTCAAGGGCAAGGGGAAGATGACCCTCGGCATGGACGTCGGCGTGGCCGCCGGCCCGACCGGCAAGCGGTTCGAGGCGGCCACCGACGTGGCCCTGAAGTCCGAGATCCTGTCGTACTCGAACAGCCGGGGCATCTTCGCGGGCGTCTCGGCGGAGGGGGGCACGCTCCAGGTGGACTGGAAGGCCAACACCCTCTACTACGGCCAGCCCGCCTCGCCCGGCGCGATCCTCGCCATCAACAGCACGCTCCCGGTCCCGGCCTCCGCCCTCCCCCTGAAGGAGTTGCTGGCGGAGAAGACCGCGATGCCCGCCCGCATCGCCGTCCGGCCCAAGGCGTCGCCGGTGATCGTCAGCGGCGGCGACACCATCCTCGACGACGAGGACGCCACGATCCGCCTCGAGCCCGAGGCCCCGGCCTCCGCCGCCCGCCCGGCGCCCCCTCGCCAGGCGCCGAAGCCCCGGGCGAGGCCGGCCGCGCCGGCGGATTCCCCGGACGACCTCGACGCGATCCCCTCGACCCCGCGGCCGACGAAGCGGCCGGCGCCGGCCAGGCCCAACGACGAGGACCTCCCCGAGGCCGCGCCCGGGCCCGCGATCGACAGCGACGTCCCCGCCGCCTCCGCCGGCAAGAAGCCGAAGCCCCGCCCCTCGACCCCGACGCCCGCCACGGACGACGTCGAGGTCCCCGCCCTCGAGGCCCCGAAGACGGCGACCCGGCCGGGCGCGTGA
- a CDS encoding esterase/lipase family protein, whose protein sequence is MPGTDRRQRHPARLRLALSLAVGVATASLGGCASIVIHERPVLDRSARDRGPVPPGGASPGDAESLLQRGMEQDRRHPGLAIVSFRDAALAALPRVAEEGVSTRIDIAAARGAQGTYRRAIEYALEAAHREAAAEGLRWTEVLARAGIGVQGRISLYDATRCDDVLPTRRYEVTGFRHEVGAGGVGAPVVAHVTRAGTWGQNSAVAEQVARAARLGEPDPEVKAVFAAPCERHFPKSLFYAGSAILRPGGAGEPPAVLEIRDPVRECTPAWRIDPGGPDLPLAYDMTIPLAKQFHVNNLNLLGALGVLYPSQYNGNTGIYMVDPYEPGKIPVVLVHGLMSSPEAWDNAMNELRGDPELRARYQFWLFFYSTGNPILASGARFRKALNELRDELDPTRRDPAFDRMVLIGHSMGGLLSRLAISRSGQQLWDTASKVPPDAVKVEPGLKELLVSSLIFEPVPAVRRVIFVATPHKGSPLGDEPIGRIASRLITVPSDVIQVRRALLESNGGDVAAEFRGNRYATSVAQLSIGNPVIKAINSIPMSEAVAYHSIVGFDGKTPLPAGGDGVVPYLSAHLDGAMSELIVSSGHSSQETEDAIREMRRILVQHLEEYDAERSALAAGERPTPAPTRPGGSTPVRRALGDPSMRDPSTRVITGGKGGVPLDLRIIR, encoded by the coding sequence ATGCCGGGCACCGATCGCCGCCAGAGACATCCCGCGCGCCTGCGACTCGCGCTGTCGCTCGCGGTCGGCGTGGCGACGGCCTCCCTCGGCGGCTGCGCCTCGATCGTGATCCACGAGCGGCCGGTCCTGGACCGGTCGGCCCGGGACCGCGGGCCGGTTCCCCCCGGCGGCGCCTCGCCGGGCGACGCCGAGTCGCTCCTGCAGCGGGGCATGGAGCAGGACCGCCGCCATCCCGGATTGGCGATCGTCTCGTTCCGCGACGCGGCGCTGGCGGCGCTGCCCCGGGTGGCGGAGGAGGGGGTCTCGACGCGGATCGACATCGCGGCCGCACGCGGTGCCCAGGGGACGTATCGGCGGGCCATCGAGTACGCGCTGGAGGCGGCGCACCGCGAGGCCGCGGCCGAAGGCCTGCGATGGACCGAGGTCCTGGCCCGCGCCGGGATCGGCGTGCAGGGGCGGATCAGCCTCTACGACGCGACCCGATGCGACGACGTCCTGCCCACCCGGCGCTACGAGGTCACCGGCTTCCGCCACGAGGTCGGAGCGGGGGGCGTCGGGGCGCCGGTCGTCGCCCACGTGACGCGGGCCGGGACCTGGGGCCAGAACTCCGCCGTGGCCGAGCAGGTGGCCAGGGCGGCGAGGCTGGGCGAGCCGGACCCGGAGGTCAAGGCCGTCTTCGCCGCGCCCTGCGAGCGGCACTTCCCCAAGTCGCTCTTCTACGCGGGATCCGCCATCCTCCGCCCCGGCGGCGCGGGGGAGCCGCCGGCCGTGCTCGAGATCCGGGATCCCGTCCGCGAGTGCACGCCGGCCTGGCGGATCGACCCCGGCGGCCCGGACCTGCCGCTCGCCTACGACATGACCATCCCGCTGGCCAAGCAGTTCCACGTCAACAACCTCAACCTCCTGGGCGCCCTCGGCGTCCTCTACCCCTCGCAGTACAACGGCAACACGGGGATCTACATGGTGGATCCCTACGAGCCCGGCAAGATCCCGGTCGTGCTCGTCCACGGGCTCATGTCCAGCCCCGAGGCGTGGGACAACGCCATGAACGAGCTCCGCGGCGACCCCGAGCTGCGGGCCCGCTACCAGTTCTGGCTGTTCTTCTACTCCACGGGCAACCCGATCCTGGCCTCCGGCGCCCGGTTCCGCAAGGCCCTCAACGAGCTCCGCGACGAGCTGGACCCGACGCGCCGCGACCCGGCCTTCGACCGCATGGTGCTCATCGGCCACAGCATGGGCGGGCTGCTCTCCCGGCTGGCGATCAGCCGCAGCGGCCAGCAGCTCTGGGACACCGCCTCGAAGGTGCCCCCGGACGCCGTCAAGGTGGAGCCGGGGCTGAAGGAGCTGCTCGTCTCGTCGCTCATCTTCGAGCCGGTGCCCGCCGTCCGCCGCGTCATCTTCGTCGCCACGCCCCACAAGGGGAGCCCGCTCGGCGACGAGCCGATCGGCCGGATCGCGTCGCGGCTGATCACCGTCCCCAGCGACGTCATCCAGGTCCGCCGGGCGCTCCTGGAGTCGAACGGCGGCGACGTCGCGGCGGAGTTCCGCGGCAACCGGTACGCCACCAGCGTCGCCCAGCTCAGCATCGGGAACCCGGTGATCAAGGCCATCAACTCCATCCCGATGAGCGAGGCCGTGGCCTACCACTCGATCGTCGGCTTCGACGGCAAGACGCCGCTCCCCGCCGGCGGCGACGGCGTCGTCCCGTACCTGAGCGCCCACCTGGACGGCGCGATGTCGGAGCTCATCGTCTCCAGCGGCCATTCCTCGCAGGAGACGGAGGATGCCATCCGCGAGATGCGCCGGATCCTGGTCCAGCACCTCGAGGAGTACGACGCGGAGCGGTCCGCGCTCGCCGCCGGCGAGCGGCCGACCCCGGCGCCCACGCGCCCCGGCGGCTCCACGCCGGTCCGCCGCGCCCTCGGCGACCCCTCGATGCGCGACCCGTCCACGCGCGTGATCACCGGCGGCAAGGGGGGCGTCCCCCTGGACCTCCGGATCATCCGCTGA
- a CDS encoding DUF1559 domain-containing protein, translating to MKNHLKLRAYNPRAILPRPRAFTLIELLVVIAIIAVLIALLLPAVQSAREAARRAQCTNNLKQLALAAMNYESAHSTLPPGGFTRRATWPGSKWNIGTLTYVLPQLEQPAVFNALNYDWGLWAGANVTIAGIGLSAFWCPSDAAASQPGAIVAANYPGAPAGVGWMQAYSSYGGIVGAWSLRLHVDDATFALRKANQTGVIYAHSSTRLSEITDGTSNTMIYGEHLHGIYDAAGQAQYHAWNSGYWTDTMIDAYYPVNASSRLLKLTDATARDYIAMSLESRHPGGANVAFCDGSVRFLKDSIDCWPIDPATNVALGVPFNADGTGRITINPGAKVGVLQKLATRNLGDAVSSDSY from the coding sequence ATGAAGAATCATTTGAAATTGCGCGCGTATAACCCGAGGGCGATCCTGCCCCGCCCGCGGGCCTTCACGCTGATCGAGCTGCTGGTCGTCATCGCCATCATCGCCGTCCTCATCGCGCTGCTCCTCCCGGCGGTGCAGAGCGCCCGGGAGGCCGCCCGCCGCGCCCAGTGCACGAACAACCTCAAGCAGCTCGCCCTCGCGGCGATGAACTACGAGTCCGCCCATTCGACGCTCCCGCCGGGGGGCTTCACCCGGCGCGCGACCTGGCCGGGTTCGAAGTGGAACATCGGCACGCTCACCTACGTCCTCCCCCAGCTCGAGCAGCCGGCCGTCTTCAACGCCCTGAATTACGACTGGGGCCTCTGGGCCGGGGCGAACGTCACGATCGCGGGGATCGGCCTGTCCGCGTTCTGGTGCCCGAGCGACGCCGCCGCCTCCCAGCCGGGGGCGATCGTCGCGGCCAACTACCCGGGGGCGCCCGCCGGCGTCGGCTGGATGCAGGCCTACAGCAGCTACGGCGGCATCGTGGGCGCGTGGAGCCTGAGGCTGCACGTCGACGACGCGACGTTCGCCCTCCGCAAGGCCAACCAGACCGGCGTGATCTATGCCCACAGCTCCACGAGGCTCTCGGAGATCACCGACGGGACCAGCAACACGATGATCTACGGGGAGCACCTGCACGGCATCTACGACGCCGCCGGCCAGGCCCAGTACCACGCCTGGAACTCCGGGTACTGGACCGACACGATGATCGACGCCTACTACCCGGTGAACGCCTCGTCCAGGCTCCTCAAGCTGACCGACGCCACCGCCCGCGACTACATCGCCATGAGCCTGGAGAGCCGCCACCCAGGCGGCGCCAACGTCGCCTTCTGCGACGGCAGCGTCCGCTTCCTCAAGGATTCGATCGACTGCTGGCCCATCGACCCCGCCACGAACGTGGCCCTCGGCGTCCCCTTCAACGCCGACGGCACCGGCCGGATCACGATCAACCCCGGCGCCAAGGTCGGCGTCCTCCAGAAGCTCGCCACCCGCAACCTCGGCGACGCGGTCAGCAGCGATTCGTACTGA